One Mycolicibacterium parafortuitum DNA segment encodes these proteins:
- a CDS encoding alpha/beta fold hydrolase: protein MSPANPWRHPPGVPRCEPPRAEGTFFLPGGRRLGYAEFGDPTGPPVLWFHGTPGGRRQLPIVGRRAAERLGLRVVLVERAGSGLSDRHKYGQIGDWATDMAHVADVLGADRIGVAGLSGGGPYALACAGMPALRDRVAAVAVLGGVTPSVGPDATASGAIALARRFSAVTSALRRPFAAVTAGMLTTVIPLAHPVYSGLASAMPDGDKRVFANPEIEAMFIDDIVHVANGGFQALLDDARLFGLDWGFRLSDVNVPVRWWHGDADSIISLADAQAAAEHLPDVDLLLMPDESHLGGFAKADDVLAFLAEHLTPRNGERRKQS, encoded by the coding sequence ATGAGCCCCGCGAATCCGTGGCGCCACCCTCCCGGTGTGCCCCGCTGCGAACCCCCGCGTGCCGAAGGCACGTTCTTCCTGCCCGGCGGCCGACGCCTGGGCTACGCCGAGTTCGGTGATCCGACCGGCCCACCGGTGCTGTGGTTCCACGGCACCCCGGGCGGCCGCCGACAGCTGCCGATCGTCGGCCGGCGCGCGGCCGAACGACTCGGCCTGCGGGTGGTGCTCGTCGAGCGGGCGGGCTCGGGCCTGAGCGACCGGCACAAGTACGGCCAGATCGGCGACTGGGCCACCGATATGGCCCATGTCGCCGATGTCCTCGGCGCCGACCGCATCGGCGTCGCGGGCCTGTCCGGCGGCGGCCCGTACGCGCTGGCCTGCGCCGGGATGCCCGCGCTGCGCGACCGGGTGGCCGCCGTCGCGGTGCTCGGCGGCGTCACCCCGTCGGTCGGCCCCGACGCCACCGCCAGCGGGGCGATCGCGTTGGCGAGAAGGTTCTCCGCAGTGACCTCGGCGCTGCGCCGGCCCTTCGCGGCGGTCACCGCCGGCATGCTGACCACCGTGATCCCGCTGGCACACCCGGTCTACTCGGGTCTGGCGTCGGCGATGCCCGACGGCGACAAGCGGGTGTTCGCCAACCCGGAGATCGAGGCGATGTTCATCGACGACATCGTGCACGTCGCCAACGGCGGGTTCCAGGCCCTGCTCGACGACGCCCGTCTGTTCGGCCTCGACTGGGGTTTCCGGCTGTCCGACGTGAACGTGCCGGTGCGGTGGTGGCACGGCGACGCGGACTCGATCATCTCGCTGGCCGACGCGCAGGCCGCCGCCGAACACCTTCCCGACGTCGACCTGCTGTTGATGCCCGACGAGAGCCACCTCGGCGGGTTCGCCAAAGCCGACGATGTGCTCGCGTTCCTCGCCGAGCACCTCACGCCACGCAACGGCGAGCGCCGCAAGCAGAGCTGA